gtaaaaaaaaaatcctagagctaggttaaataacatgtaccagaaGGGGTAACCAATTACTCTCAAAGGAGTAACTTTCTGTCATAAAATGGGTAACCAgataccataagaggggtgacgggttactaatattaaatatgaaaataaacatcaaatttgaaggaaaaagaggaagaacgcttcattaaaaaaggaagaagaagtaactataattttagtaacataggtaaccattTACCATacagaacccagaaatatacacacacattagaatgtgaaggtaactagttacccccaaaaatatacacacaaataacgGGAAGataaccagttacccccagaaatatacacacaaataacgggaaggtaactagttaccacagacctaaagatagaaagaaagaaaaaatagatccaccccatttctctctctcccatcttcttctcttccCTCATCAAGAGCCCTAGTTGCCGCCTGCCTCTCATTACCGACCCTTCACTTCGACCACCTCCTTGCATCAccttgaaaatataaaaaatattcagatttgaaaaaaaaaatcatatctgaAAATGGTCGGCAGTCGGGGCTGGGACTCGCCTGGGTGCGACGAGGCTAGGGTGGAGCTTTCAGGTTCTTGGTTCACTACTTTGAGTGTTGGGTTCGGGGTCGAGTTGCAGAGGGGTGATGATGGATCTCGGGATCGACAACGGAGATGGAAATGAGGAGGGTGGTTCACGTCTAGGTGTGAGTTGCCGTGGGGATGGGCTCGGAGTTACGACGCGGAGAAGGTGCGAATTCACACCTGGGCttggatggtggggctcgggcgGAGCTGGGGTCTCGAATGGTTGGGGCTCTCGAACGGAGGGTAGCCAGTGTTGGATGGGGTCGTCATTTTGGGATCGCTGGAGGTGGAGGGGATGGTGCGGCTGGGTTTTGGAGAGATAATGGGTTTGTGTGGGTTTGGAGAGAGAAGGGGTTTGTGTGGATGGGGTTTGAAAGAGAGAAGAGTGGAATGTTAATTTTACAATAGTATCCATGTTTGGCTAATgtgttttggttttaaatttaacTTCCATATTTAGTTAGTTtgtaattgtgtttctcataatttttttttctttaataatttttcaCATACAAATTAGCAAAAGTATAATtgtcatatttttgcacaataatGGCATAAGAgccatatttttaaaaaactctcatttttatatataaaaagattTGGGTTTGATTGTGTGGGGCCCTAGACACGGACCTGGCGCCCCTGTGTAAATTAAGTGAACTATGTAGCTTGAGTAGAGGGGGATTAATAATTATTGTTCTTAAAAAAAATGCAATTTTAATAGTCATAATGAACATGCCTACATTTACAAAGATGACAAACGTCATCCCAATCTCTATTGTGGCTATCTTTAAGCCAAATTTGATACATTAATATAATGAACAACACACATAGTCATAATTAGGGCATCAAAATGGGGACCTAGAATCTTAAAGATAGAGacttatttaaaaactaaaagaACAAACATAATTTAGATAGAGAATTGCTAAAAGTCACCATTCCCAACACCACAAGTAAGTGACATATCGTTATTGGTTCAATCTAATCGGGtctcacttatttgaatttaataagtattatggggTATTGCTAATCAATCATGGGGTGTCCAACAtcatgtggtgttggacaccttaagTTGTCAAATAGCAACAATCTTTCAGATAATATTAGGATGCAAAAACCACAAGTATCTtattatataaacaaataaatttacatGGATATCACTTACATATATTTGGTGtttaattgttttttattttcctaAGACCTAAGTCGAATATACAATGATATGAGCAATTGTCTATTATTATATGCACTATGATTAAACTAAAATACAGTTTTAATTTGCATCAAATTAGTAATTAGATGAATATACACTATATACGGTGCCTCTTATACCACATGATGATGCGCAATATTTAgagattaattaaatttaatatcaGATTCCATATATATCTTTCAATGAGTAAATTTAACCTCTTatacataaatttaaaatattaaagtcAGTAAATTTAACTCCTTATATCTATGTATGTACTTATATATAAACTAAAGTAAATGTAACTTTTGCTCTACTCTAGTTATTTATTGTAATTGTATTGAGTTGAAAGCGTGCATGTTGGTTAGCTACATTATTAATCTACAAGCCAAGGCATCATTAGGAAATGTTCTCTTTTAGTAGCTAGCCATCTCAAGCATAATAGCCTTTCTTTAAGAATTCATCCTACTTGTTCTTTAAATAATCTCAGCTAATTAAACTAATCAAGAAACAATGCACCGACCCCCATTGGTATTTAGTACTCTAAATCTCTACTAAACAATACTAAAGCATCAAAGCTATGAATTAAAGTGTTTGCTTGTCACATGAGTTCAATGAGAACCTCTTTAACCaaatcttcaaaaaaaaaaaccctaatgAACCAAAACCCATCAAGGATCATGACCCCATTACCATTTTTGTtaagttattaaaaaaaataccctTAAAGCTTCTCAACTAACTTTCATAATCCCTTTTTAATAAAACTCACAGAAAGCTAATCTTTGTCAAGAATATTAAACTGGTTTTCTCTAGTGTACTTAATTACAATTAGTACTCGAGTCCAATGATTCATGTCTACACTCTTCTCCATCAAAAACACTCACATCAATCATACTAACTTGTCCTCTTCCATTgaaccaaaattaataaaattgaccCAATTGTGCATGCTTCGTTATGATGCTCCTCCTCCTATTCCTTTTTCTCTGGCCTATTATGTTTAAACCGGTTAATAATTATTAATGTGGTGGCCCTATAGAGACAGCTCTTAAAAACCTAATCCCAATCTATCTAAAATATAGCTTTTTTGGTACTTAACCTCAAACTTATGGTTTTAATTTAAAGCTACAAAAAAAGAAAAGGCTACTTATTTGACTCTTTTTACAATTTTATCCTCATAAATCCTATATGCTTAGCATGTGGAGCTTAGGGAAACTGATATCTCCAAAATCAAAATCAGAATAATTTTATGTTAAATGTACTATATAGGGGTCACCTTGTTGGAAACCTCTTTTATATTATCTATATCTAAAACAGTACTATGTAGACCCTTTCCAACCTTGATATCATACCTGGCTTTAAAAAATTATTCTTTTAAGAAGAACTTTCTAGCTGTGAATTTCGTAGAAAAAGAGATACAGTAAGCTGTACTTACTAGACAATTTCCCTTTCAAGTTTCAACACCAAaattctctctatatatatacacatgttcGATCATCATGTACTTAAATTTATATCATAACCAAACCACACAAGATTTTAGTGACACAACACCATTATTTGTTCCCCTACTACCAACTTAAttcaagcatatatatatatatatatataaccatgcATTATTTTATGTTAGGTATATGTACCACGTATAATTAacattttatgtattatttatagacataattatatatatatagcctaTGCTCTTGTTCATTTAAACTCAATATAGTTTTGTTTGGTTTTAAAGCTCCACTCTTATTTTACTCTCCTTGTTTACTTGGATGGATTCGAGTTTGTTTAATCCAACTCCAAGCCCTTCAGAGGCTCATCCTGAGACATTGGATTTTCTTTCCAATGCTTGGTGTAATTTTGCAGTACAAGCTCTCCAACCTGATAGTCATCATCATGATCACCACCAGCAACTGTTACCGTTAGATTATCACCAATCAATGGCTCTGATTGATCAGAATCCCATGATCATTAAGAAGATCGATACTAACACCAAGAGTTCCCCATACATGGTGAGATCGAGTTCGGGACTATATTTCATTTTgcattataattattaattacttCAACTTACGATTTATATATACAAAATCCAAATTGAATTGTACTTGTATAgtcaagtaataataataatatgaatatTTATCATCACTTGTAGAGCACAAAGATGGAAGATGCTGATGCCAAGTCTCTACCTCCATGGAAATCCAATGATGTTAAGGTACATAAAAagagtatatatataatatattattttaataattattggTAGGATACAATTTTGATGaacattttagatgaataattaaaGATCGTACCCTACAAATAATCGTAACTCGattaaatttctattaaataATTTTCACTATAATttgtggtatatatatatatttcagtcATGGATATGGATGCAACAAGCCATGCATCCGGAATTGAATTACAACGGCTATTTCAAAAAGAGATGGGTAAGTAAATTCCCTTAACAAGTTAcgttaattaaatatttatataattacgtaaaaaataaataaatacacttgtatatatatgtacgtaataaatatatatataatatattactGTAGATGTCATGGAAGGCAGTGCCGTTCAAGAACGTTATATCGATCAAAAAATGGCTGAAAGACATAAAGCAGCGTAGGAAAGAGGAAGAGAGGCTACAGAAAGCGGAGGTCCACGCCGCCATATCGGTGGCTGGTGTGGCGGCGGCTCTGGCGGTGGTTGCGGCGGAGAATTCTAAGAAGGACTCAAGCAACGCTAAGGAAGCGGCTGTGGCCTCGGCGGCTGCATTGGTTGCAAGCCAATGCGCCAAAGTTGCCGAAGCAATGGGCGCTAAGAGGGAGCAGCTCAGCTGTGTCATTGGCTCGGCTATCACTGGAACCAACGCAACTGATATCTTCACTCTTGCTACTGCTGCTAAAACATGTACACATATATACACATCAATTCTtattatataaatgtatatatagaGAGATAGGTCATCgatgaaaatgacattttttttccAACTTATTTTGCATTTTAGCcgaaatttgataatttttttcaaaatgatATCGGTTTAAAATTTCATTCAGTTGTCTAAAAATTTCAGCTATCTGTTTAAATTTTTTTACCAGTTTTCTGAAAATTTTCGACCAGGTATTTAGAGTGCCGAaaatcattttttaaaaaattatcaaagCTAGACCAGAATGCAAAATGAGTtcaaaaaataaatcattttgtCAAAAGACTATATATCGATTCTCCTTCTTCCTGgttactttttcattttttttaggtAATATTACTTAATAtggtaaatattattaaactcaCTTGTGTAACCCTGTATAATTTGATAAATCACAATGGTAATCATTTGATGctttcatgattttttttaaaaaaaatgtttttcgAGATACACTCAAAAATTCTCATCATCCTATCTAGAATGTCATTTTGTATTTTGTAAAGTGACATGAAAAAGAATAATATGTACTTTTCACCAATTACTGGTATAGAAAAGGAAAAGATGCTTTTTTGATAATACCCTTTTGATtatttaacttttttttcttctaattatTATTATGATCTTGTGTAAAATTTATGGCAGCACTGAAAGGAGCTGCTACATTAAAAGTAAGAACAGGATGCAAGAACAAATTAAATGGGGTTGCACCCATTTTGCCTATTGAGGAAAGTCATGAGCTTGGTTTTGACTTGGAGACTTATAGATCAGTACTTGCAAAGGGTGCTGAGCTTGGTGTTGAAACTCCAGATGGTAAGTACATAAAATTTTACTACACCAACTATTTCACACCAATACACACATAATTTTGAACAAACTTTGATGCCCTTTTTGCTAATTTGATTAACAGGGGATTTTTTGAGAAGATCAGTGTCTGTGATTCTAAGCAGTGAAGGAAAGGTCTGGATCCAACTTTCCCTCTTCCAACTCTGTTGTCGTGTTCTTTCTTAGTAACCAAACAGTTTGATTGGTGAATCAGAGGAAAAAAGAACAAAGAGTTGAGATGGGGTCTATGTTTTGTGATTGTATTTGACTTGGTACCTAACTTCAATCCTGTCTCAACTTTTACAGGTAGTACTGCAGATAAAGAAGCTCTCCCTgttgaaaaagaagaaagaaagtaTGTCACACATTCATTTTATTTTCTATCTTCTTCTAAGTAATATATTACTGATTCTTTATGATGTGATTTGATTGAagaaataataaaactcataTTTGTTTCTGTGCTGTTCAGGTATTGTACTTGATTTACATGCTGAACTGTACAAGGATTCAGATGCTGAAGCTACCACTGAGACATGTTATCTTCTGGTTTTGACCACAAGCAAAGGGATATTCAAGTTAGATATGGGAGATGATTATCAACGTTACAAGACATGGGCAAAAACTATTAGTCAAATGCTGCTTCTCTCTTCTTCTATCACTAAATATGAACATCACTTCTAATGTAAACTTCAGTGTATATTTTTTCCACTCTTTGATTTGATAAACAGTGTTGTGTCAAATTCGAATGTTAAATTGTTCTTTGGTTGTGTAATTATCATAAATTAAATGACAATTTGTGTTTAATGTGTGGCTAGTTTGTTGGCATATTGATTTTACAGTTATATTGTATCTTTGTATTATGATATCATTTTGGACAAAGAAATGAATGATAATCAAACCTTGGAAACAGAGAAAAGGGCATACAAGGCTTACAAaagctttcttttttccttttttaaaaaggaaaaacagGCAAAACAGCATGAAAACAATGGTCATATTAATATCAAAAGCGATTAATTTACTGTATACATGTTCTTTAACTGTTACAATTGAAACAATGCATCAAAATAGTATCATGTTATGTTGACATCAGTGGACCAAAATTTGAACAAAGTATGATTACATGTTAAGCAAGAAGGAAAACTCAAGAAAAAATTTGAAGCCTGAGAGAGTGTTAGAAGCCTCCATGATTAGAATTGCAAACTCCAGTCCATTCAAGATGGTCACTGGTCAGTCAAAACATAGACAGCAACCGAGGCTTGAAGATCACGATCCACTTTGAAGTGAGCATGGAagaaccttttctcctgtaaatGTAACTTGTCAAAACCCAGCTACATGAACAAAAATTGCTAGTAGTAGAAATGTGAACAGAATTCTTACACCAGTTACAATGgaagagtcccagaatttacctCTCTGAAAGAATGTGAGACTAAAAAGTCCCTCAACTGCTTTTCTTCTGGCTCATATAATACAATATGACTAGGTAAAGACCAATTTTTCGCATATTCAGATGTAAAACCAACAGGATCCATCATGAATTGGTCGGACTCATCTGGGATTCCTTTTGTGTCACTGTTAACAAAAAGCCAAAGCAAAAATAAGAAGTATAAATTGAAATGCATATTATGGAGGAAAAGTATGTCCACATAAGCAGAAAGAAACCAAACCTTGGAGTGCAGTCCAGAAAACGCATTGGTATATTGCGGTGCAGGGTGGAGTAGTAAGGTGTTGCATGACAGGGCATTAGGAAAAGAATACTTTTCACTTTTTCATGGAGCGCCTCTTTCGATAAATGGTTCATTACATCCTCAGTTCCTCTCTGTCCAACATGCACATGTCAGAAAATAAAAGAAACCCAAGCAGAACACAGTTTTTTAATCATTACTAAAAGGAAATCTTTCTTACTTGAATGAAAGTATATAGTTTTAACAATTAGAAATATGGAAGTCAACTTGAATTCATAAGGTTGGTATGTTGCCCAAAAGAATGATTCTAATAGTATTACAGAGTCAATAAATACAAAGATAGATGTTTATGAAAGGGCAAAAAACTGTACCTGATGATACAAACTCATATACAAGGCCATTGGAATATTGGTAACTAGTAAGAAGAAGATGGCTAATAGCATTTTTGGAGGCCATTTGCTAGAAACATTTGAAGAGCCTTTCTTTTTACTATTGGGAGAATATGATATGCTTATTCTGGCTAATGAATATCCAGAGAACATCAAGGCTATAGGAAGCACAGGAAGGACAAACCTGTAACCCAGGGTTAGGAATAATGAACCAAAGGTCAAAAAGGTACATTTCACAGAAACAATGGTTATATATAAAAGGTATACAGACCTGAATTCTTTGTGACCTAGCACACTGTAAAGTCCTAAAACCCATCCTATAAGACCAGAAAGCTTCCATTTTTTGGACTGCAGAATTCCAGCAATAGAAAATGGTACGAAGCTGAAGAGCATAACAGTAAATCCTTGACTAAAGTACCAGTGCCACTTGTGAGTTCCATAATAATCTCCTCCAGAGGAAAGAAAATTGAACTTCAGAAAATTAAGAGGGACTATTATCCATGAACCGTACATCAATCGATCCAAAATAGATGTAAGCCCAAGCACCAAGACCCTGACACATTAGCCAAAAAGAAAACCAGACAAATATTATAAACTCCACATAAACACCAATATATCATTAAACGAATTAACATATTGAAGGTTACCAAGAATGTTGTACTGTCCAGTCCACTAAAGCTATCTATTTCTGCAATAACTGTAATGGTAATTACTGCTGATGTTTGAATAATCTAACTTGGGTGAGAGAGTTCATGAAATGCACCCACTGTCTTCCATTTGTCTAGAAGACTATGCCATGTGGctaaagaaagaaaaagagataGGTAGATGGTTCATACAAACAGTATCTCAATGAAGACTCCACTCAAACAGTATCTCAGTTGATCAGTTAGCTTCCTAAAGATGCTGTTTCCTCTTCTTTTATGTTTCAATCATCAATTGACACTCAGTAACCGGTTCATTTTATATTTAAACTTGATTTTCAAAGTATATATTTGCTGAGGAAAACATTTTGCTAAGCCACTGCAAATACAAGTTGCAAAGGATAAAAGAATCTATATACACCAAGAATtagaaaaatggtcaaaattatattatataaagaaGATGGATTAGTACCTTACCCAATTGGAGCCACTTCCAGAAAAATGAATCCAAGTCTATTATGTGTCTCAAATAGCTCAAGAATGCCTACATACAGCCAAACAATGGCACTTGTTGGTCGTATACCACAAGCTAATGCTGCCAATGCCAAACCCCACTTCCTTGCTTTCAAGGAAAGTTTGCTGGAAGATGGTCGCAAACAAGGCCAGTAGTATAGGCTAACAAGGGTAAGAACAGTCTCTAAGGAATTCGACAATGTACGGGTGATACAGAAAAACATGAACCAATTTGTCAATTGGGCAAAGAG
The Humulus lupulus chromosome 6, drHumLupu1.1, whole genome shotgun sequence DNA segment above includes these coding regions:
- the LOC133783041 gene encoding mannosyltransferase APTG1 isoform X1: MRQRNKVVFTGKPDLHSSVSEKTEEAQNFNPSVSPRRVFALCLAFRFVNALLVQTYFNPDEHWQALEVAHRIAFGYGHLTWEWKKGIRSYLHPLIFALFYKVLALLSLDTPLFMINAPRVLQSMFSAVGDLYFYKLSVVVFGESVAKWALFAQLTNWFMFFCITRTLSNSLETVLTLVSLYYWPCLRPSSSKLSLKARKWGLALAALACGIRPTSAIVWLYVGILELFETHNRLGFIFLEVAPIGVLVLGLTSILDRLMYGSWIIVPLNFLKFNFLSSGGDYYGTHKWHWYFSQGFTVMLFSFVPFSIAGILQSKKWKLSGLIGWVLGLYSVLGHKEFRFVLPVLPIALMFSGYSLARISISYSPNSKKKGSSNVSSKWPPKMLLAIFFLLVTNIPMALYMSLYHQRGTEDVMNHLSKEALHEKVKSILFLMPCHATPYYSTLHRNIPMRFLDCTPSDTKGIPDESDQFMMDPVGFTSEYAKNWSLPSHIVLYEPEEKQLRDFLVSHSFREEKRFFHAHFKVDRDLQASVAVYVLTDQ
- the LOC133783041 gene encoding mannosyltransferase APTG1 isoform X2; this encodes MINAPRVLQSMFSAVGDLYFYKLSVVVFGESVAKWALFAQLTNWFMFFCITRTLSNSLETVLTLVSLYYWPCLRPSSSKLSLKARKWGLALAALACGIRPTSAIVWLYVGILELFETHNRLGFIFLEVAPIGVLVLGLTSILDRLMYGSWIIVPLNFLKFNFLSSGGDYYGTHKWHWYFSQGFTVMLFSFVPFSIAGILQSKKWKLSGLIGWVLGLYSVLGHKEFRFVLPVLPIALMFSGYSLARISISYSPNSKKKGSSNVSSKWPPKMLLAIFFLLVTNIPMALYMSLYHQRGTEDVMNHLSKEALHEKVKSILFLMPCHATPYYSTLHRNIPMRFLDCTPSDTKGIPDESDQFMMDPVGFTSEYAKNWSLPSHIVLYEPEEKQLRDFLVSHSFREEKRFFHAHFKVDRDLQASVAVYVLTDQ
- the LOC133785903 gene encoding VAN3-binding protein; this translates as MDSSLFNPTPSPSEAHPETLDFLSNAWCNFAVQALQPDSHHHDHHQQLLPLDYHQSMALIDQNPMIIKKIDTNTKSSPYMSTKMEDADAKSLPPWKSNDVKSWIWMQQAMHPELNYNGYFKKRWAVPFKNVISIKKWLKDIKQRRKEEERLQKAEVHAAISVAGVAAALAVVAAENSKKDSSNAKEAAVASAAALVASQCAKVAEAMGAKREQLSCVIGSAITGTNATDIFTLATAAKTSLKGAATLKVRTGCKNKLNGVAPILPIEESHELGFDLETYRSVLAKGAELGVETPDGDFLRRSVSVILSSEGKVVLQIKKLSLLKKKKESIVLDLHAELYKDSDAEATTETCYLLVLTTSKGIFKLDMGDDYQRYKTWAKTISQMLLLSSSITKYEHHF